A DNA window from Agarivorans sp. TSD2052 contains the following coding sequences:
- the cysS gene encoding cysteine--tRNA ligase, which translates to MLQIYNTLTRKKQAFKPLVEGKVGMYVCGITIYDYCHIGHARTFVAFDTVARYLRWSGYELNFVRNITDVDDKIIKRAAENGESCEALTERFTAAMHADFDALNMLRPDIEPRVTTHMPEIIEVIEKLIANGHAYLAESGDVLFEVSTYADYGKLSLQNLDMLQAGARVEVEEDKRSPLDFVLWKSAKPGEPMWDSPWGQGRPGWHIECSAMNMKHLGEVFDIHGGGSDLTFPHHENEIAQSCCAHKTNYVNYWMHSGMVQVDKEKMSKSLGNFFTIKDVLEVYDPETVRYFLLSGHYRSQLNYSEDNLKQSRSALERLYTALRGVALQPITDSAAQDYRAQFKAAMDDDFNTPEALPVLFELAKEINRAKDSDAALAGQYASLLLELSAVLGILGQDVDTFLQGEHDSEVAEIEALIVARNQARADKDWAAADIARNRLTEMGIVLEDGAAGTTWRKA; encoded by the coding sequence ATGTTACAGATATACAATACTTTGACCCGCAAGAAACAAGCTTTTAAGCCCTTAGTAGAGGGAAAAGTGGGTATGTATGTTTGTGGAATTACCATTTACGACTACTGTCATATTGGTCATGCGCGAACGTTCGTTGCCTTTGATACTGTAGCGCGCTATTTACGTTGGTCGGGATATGAGCTGAATTTTGTGCGCAACATTACTGATGTTGATGACAAAATCATAAAGCGGGCAGCCGAAAATGGCGAGAGCTGTGAAGCGTTAACCGAGCGCTTTACTGCCGCGATGCATGCTGATTTCGATGCTTTGAATATGTTACGACCTGATATTGAGCCGCGGGTAACTACCCATATGCCAGAAATCATCGAGGTTATCGAAAAGCTAATCGCTAATGGTCATGCCTACCTTGCAGAAAGCGGTGATGTGCTGTTTGAAGTCAGCACTTATGCCGATTACGGAAAATTAAGTTTACAGAATTTAGACATGTTGCAAGCGGGTGCCCGCGTTGAAGTGGAAGAAGATAAACGTAGCCCTTTAGACTTTGTACTGTGGAAAAGTGCCAAGCCGGGAGAGCCTATGTGGGATTCACCCTGGGGCCAAGGCCGCCCAGGTTGGCATATTGAATGTTCGGCAATGAACATGAAACATCTAGGCGAAGTATTTGATATTCATGGTGGTGGCTCCGATCTCACCTTTCCACATCATGAAAACGAAATTGCTCAGTCTTGCTGTGCCCACAAAACCAATTATGTTAATTATTGGATGCACTCAGGCATGGTTCAGGTAGATAAAGAAAAAATGTCTAAGTCTTTGGGCAACTTCTTTACTATCAAAGATGTACTGGAAGTATACGACCCTGAAACGGTGCGTTACTTTTTGTTATCCGGCCATTATCGCAGCCAATTAAATTATTCTGAAGATAACTTGAAACAATCTCGTTCAGCCCTTGAACGTCTATACACTGCGCTTCGGGGTGTAGCGCTACAGCCTATCACTGACAGCGCAGCGCAAGATTATCGTGCACAGTTTAAAGCAGCAATGGACGATGACTTTAATACGCCAGAAGCTTTACCTGTGTTGTTTGAGCTAGCCAAAGAGATTAACCGAGCTAAAGACAGTGACGCAGCATTAGCCGGGCAATACGCCAGCTTGTTGTTAGAGCTAAGTGCGGTGTTGGGTATTCTTGGCCAGGATGTCGATACTTTTTTGCAAGGCGAGCATGATAGCGAAGTGGCAGAGATTGAAGCGTTAATCGTTGCTCGTAATCAGGCTCGAGCGGATAAAGATTGGGCAGCAGCAGATATTGCACGTAACCGCCTAACTGAAATGGGAATTGTATTAGAAGATGGGGCAGCAGGGACGACTTGGCGTAAGGCCTAG
- the scpB gene encoding SMC-Scp complex subunit ScpB translates to MASKPNLVKLVEAALFVAARPLSLKELQTTVLADVGLARAQVNMILEELGQRYQDSGIELVETASGFQFRARQEYASQLANLWAEKAPKFSRAMLETLTLIAYRQPITRGEIEAIRGVAVSSHIISVLKERHWIRGVGHKEIPGRPTLFATTSAFLDYFGLKDLADLPELDQSLLEKLPQGFQT, encoded by the coding sequence ATGGCCTCTAAACCCAACTTAGTGAAACTAGTAGAAGCCGCATTATTTGTCGCTGCTCGCCCGTTATCGCTTAAAGAATTACAAACCACAGTATTGGCCGATGTGGGTTTAGCCCGTGCTCAAGTTAATATGATTTTGGAAGAACTCGGCCAGCGTTACCAAGACTCGGGGATCGAGCTAGTAGAAACTGCTTCGGGCTTCCAATTTCGAGCGCGTCAAGAGTATGCCTCTCAATTGGCGAACTTGTGGGCTGAAAAAGCGCCTAAATTCAGTCGCGCAATGCTCGAAACGCTCACCCTTATTGCATATCGTCAGCCAATAACAAGGGGGGAAATTGAGGCTATTCGGGGGGTAGCGGTGAGCAGCCATATTATTAGTGTATTGAAAGAGCGACATTGGATCCGTGGCGTTGGCCATAAAGAAATACCGGGCAGACCAACCCTATTTGCCACAACATCTGCTTTTTTAGACTACTTTGGTTTGAAAGATCTGGCTGATTTGCCAGAATTAGATCAATCTTTACTTGAAAAACTGCCGCAAGGCTTTCAGACTTAG
- a CDS encoding anthranilate synthase component 1 yields MSNHPRVQLSNTQIDASYVHDPLSLYQELCKESQHNVLLESSEIDSKENLQSLILADAALKITCTGRQVSFSAVSLNGQSVIAAVADNIDASLISLHNTTQLELNYPLPAANLDEDSRLKANSPVDALRVIIKLYGELSDLDKGVFIGGVFAYDFIASFEQLQDVADSTNICPDYQFYLAETLLLIDHQAQVSHIIGSIYDDAEQTRINQRLAHLVELCEHENHQQATPDLNNYQGKIEADISDRDFCQNVETMKDYIRQGDIFQVVPSRSFTLSCPDSLAAYRELKITNPSPYMFYLQDSEFVLFGASPESAIKYSADSRDVEIYPIAGTRRRGFNEDGSINQDLDGRLELELRLDKKETAEHIMLVDLARNDVARISEPGTRHVADLLKVDRYSHVMHLVSRVVGTLRSDLDALHAYQACMNMGTLVGAPKIRASELIRQVEQKRRGSYGGAVGYLTGNGDMDSCIVIRSAFVKDQLAHVQAGAGVVYDSLPQAEADETRSKAAAVLNAIARAHGSTLKDVSHDS; encoded by the coding sequence ATGAGTAACCACCCTAGGGTGCAATTAAGCAATACCCAGATAGATGCTAGTTATGTGCATGATCCTCTTAGCCTTTATCAAGAATTGTGTAAAGAAAGCCAGCATAATGTTTTACTAGAATCGAGTGAGATTGATAGTAAGGAAAACCTGCAAAGCTTAATTCTTGCCGATGCTGCATTAAAAATTACCTGCACAGGCCGCCAAGTTAGTTTTTCAGCCGTATCGCTAAACGGTCAATCGGTCATCGCAGCTGTAGCTGATAATATAGACGCCTCACTGATCAGCCTGCACAACACGACCCAACTAGAGCTCAACTACCCTCTCCCCGCTGCCAACTTAGACGAAGATTCACGCTTAAAAGCTAATTCACCGGTTGATGCGCTGCGGGTCATTATCAAACTGTACGGTGAGCTAAGCGATTTAGATAAAGGCGTATTTATTGGCGGCGTATTTGCCTACGATTTCATCGCCAGCTTTGAGCAACTGCAAGATGTTGCCGACAGCACTAACATCTGCCCAGACTACCAGTTTTATTTAGCCGAAACGCTGTTATTGATCGATCACCAAGCGCAAGTTAGCCACATTATTGGCTCTATTTATGACGATGCCGAGCAGACACGAATAAACCAACGTTTGGCGCATTTAGTTGAACTCTGTGAGCACGAAAACCACCAACAAGCCACGCCAGACCTCAACAACTACCAAGGCAAAATTGAAGCCGACATTAGTGACCGTGACTTCTGCCAAAATGTAGAGACCATGAAAGACTACATTCGCCAAGGCGATATTTTTCAAGTGGTACCTTCTCGCAGTTTCACACTGTCTTGCCCTGATAGCTTGGCAGCTTATCGCGAACTGAAAATCACTAACCCAAGCCCTTACATGTTCTATTTGCAAGACAGCGAATTTGTGTTGTTTGGCGCTTCGCCGGAAAGTGCGATTAAGTATTCAGCGGATAGCCGTGATGTAGAAATCTATCCTATTGCAGGCACCCGTAGACGCGGTTTTAATGAAGATGGCTCAATCAACCAAGACCTAGATGGTCGCCTAGAGTTAGAACTACGTTTAGATAAAAAGGAAACCGCTGAACACATCATGCTGGTTGACTTAGCACGCAACGATGTTGCGCGTATTAGTGAACCCGGCACTCGTCACGTAGCTGATTTACTCAAAGTAGACCGTTACAGCCACGTTATGCATTTAGTGTCGCGAGTCGTTGGCACCTTACGGAGTGATTTAGATGCCCTGCACGCTTATCAAGCCTGTATGAATATGGGTACCTTAGTAGGCGCGCCTAAAATTCGCGCCTCTGAACTCATTCGTCAGGTAGAGCAAAAACGCCGCGGCAGTTACGGTGGAGCAGTTGGTTATCTTACTGGCAACGGCGATATGGACAGCTGTATTGTGATTCGCTCTGCATTTGTAAAAGATCAGCTTGCACATGTACAAGCCGGTGCTGGTGTCGTGTATGATTCACTACCACAAGCAGAAGCCGATGAAACCCGTAGCAAAGCAGCGGCAGTATTAAACGCCATTGCTCGCGCCCACGGCTCTACTTTAAAGGACGTTAGCCATGACTCATAG
- the lpxH gene encoding UDP-2,3-diacylglucosamine diphosphatase produces the protein MPTYFISDLHLSEDRPDIIRAFLDFLEQQAPASDALYILGDLFEFWIGDDEKTTVAKQVETALKTLTDKGVACYFIHGNRDFMLGKAYAKRCGMILLEEEKLVELYGKQVLILHGDTLCTDDEGYQKYREVTQKPWLRTLFLLLPLFVRQRIAHKIRSKSKQANTSKSLGIMDVNQQTVEQRFAQYPIDYMIHGHTHRPEIHQLALSGTTPKYRVVLGDWYQQMSVLCIDKDSLTLSANNQQQKLELGQ, from the coding sequence GTGCCGACCTATTTCATTTCAGATTTACATCTAAGTGAAGACCGGCCCGATATCATTCGGGCCTTTCTTGATTTCCTTGAACAACAAGCACCTGCATCGGATGCCCTTTATATACTCGGTGATCTATTTGAGTTTTGGATAGGCGATGATGAGAAAACCACCGTTGCTAAACAAGTTGAAACCGCATTAAAGACTCTTACTGATAAAGGCGTAGCCTGTTACTTTATCCATGGTAATCGCGACTTTATGCTGGGTAAAGCCTACGCTAAGCGTTGCGGTATGATCTTACTTGAAGAGGAGAAGCTGGTTGAGCTATACGGTAAACAAGTACTGATTCTTCACGGTGACACATTATGTACCGATGATGAGGGGTATCAAAAATACCGCGAAGTTACTCAAAAACCTTGGTTGAGAACACTGTTCTTGTTACTCCCCTTATTCGTTCGGCAACGCATCGCCCACAAAATTCGTAGTAAGAGTAAGCAAGCCAATACCAGTAAATCCTTAGGTATTATGGACGTGAATCAACAAACGGTTGAACAACGCTTTGCCCAATATCCCATCGATTACATGATCCACGGCCACACTCATCGCCCCGAGATCCATCAATTAGCACTGAGTGGTACAACACCAAAGTACCGTGTTGTATTGGGTGATTGGTACCAACAAATGAGCGTACTGTGTATCGACAAAGATAGCCTGACGCTTAGCGCCAACAACCAGCAGCAGAAGCTTGAGCTCGGTCAATAA
- the folD gene encoding bifunctional methylenetetrahydrofolate dehydrogenase/methenyltetrahydrofolate cyclohydrolase FolD: MSAQIIDGKKIALQVQNKVAERVKQRIAEGKRAPGLAVILVGDNPASQVYVGSKRRVCEAVGFISKSIDLDDNTDEQALLAAIDELNNDPLIDGILVQLPLPQGIDETKIIERIRPDKDVDGFHPYNIGRLAQRIPALRPCTPKGIITLIESTGVSPYGLEAVVVGASNIVGRPMTLELLLAGCTTTTCHRFTKDLEAHVRRADLVVVAVGKPQFIPGEWIKPGAMVIDVGINRLESGKLAGDVEYAVASQHAAYITPVPGGVGPMTVATLIENTLEACEQFHDK, from the coding sequence ATGTCTGCACAAATAATTGATGGAAAAAAAATTGCCTTACAAGTTCAAAACAAAGTCGCTGAACGCGTTAAGCAACGTATAGCTGAAGGAAAACGCGCTCCAGGCTTAGCGGTGATATTAGTAGGTGACAACCCTGCTTCTCAGGTTTATGTAGGAAGCAAGCGTAGAGTATGTGAAGCAGTTGGCTTTATATCAAAGTCTATTGACCTTGATGACAACACCGATGAGCAAGCTTTATTAGCCGCAATTGATGAGCTAAACAATGATCCACTTATCGATGGTATTTTGGTTCAACTTCCTCTTCCTCAAGGCATTGATGAAACCAAAATTATTGAACGCATTCGACCTGACAAAGACGTTGACGGCTTCCATCCTTATAACATCGGTCGTTTAGCACAGCGTATACCTGCACTTCGCCCGTGCACGCCTAAGGGTATCATTACCCTAATCGAATCGACTGGTGTTAGCCCATATGGCTTGGAAGCCGTTGTCGTTGGCGCATCCAATATCGTTGGCCGCCCAATGACTCTTGAGCTATTGCTAGCGGGCTGTACAACAACAACCTGCCATAGATTTACCAAAGATTTAGAAGCCCACGTTCGCCGCGCAGATTTAGTTGTTGTAGCAGTAGGTAAACCACAATTTATCCCTGGAGAATGGATTAAACCTGGCGCTATGGTGATCGATGTTGGCATTAACCGTTTGGAGAGTGGAAAACTAGCCGGTGATGTAGAATATGCAGTTGCCAGTCAACATGCTGCTTATATAACTCCCGTTCCAGGAGGGGTTGGCCCAATGACCGTTGCAACCCTAATAGAGAATACCTTAGAAGCTTGTGAGCAGTTTCACGATAAATAG
- the rluB gene encoding 23S rRNA pseudouridine(2605) synthase RluB — protein sequence MSEKLQKVLARSGLGSRREMEAVIDAGRVSVGGEKAKLGDRIEEGSEVRVDGRIIEILKVEDTICRVLAYHKAEGEICSRNDPEGRETVFDRLPRLKNGRWIAVGRLDINTSGLLLFTTDGELANRLMHPSFEVEREYAVRVFGDVDDDMIRRLRSGVELEDGKATFTTVRRQGGEGINQWYTVTLSEGRNREVRRMWESQGVQVSRLIRVRYGLIPLPKGLPRSGWQEMPLEQVNYLRKLVQLSKEENTVIKIDDRVRSSQRIRKSVRKHRSRTQSQAAKRRRLK from the coding sequence ATGAGTGAAAAACTTCAAAAAGTCCTGGCTCGCAGCGGTCTAGGTTCACGTCGTGAGATGGAAGCTGTCATTGACGCAGGAAGAGTAAGTGTCGGTGGGGAAAAAGCCAAATTGGGTGACCGCATCGAAGAAGGATCTGAAGTTCGAGTTGATGGTCGAATTATAGAAATTTTAAAAGTTGAAGATACGATATGCCGTGTTCTTGCTTACCATAAGGCTGAAGGTGAAATTTGCTCGCGCAATGATCCTGAGGGACGTGAAACCGTATTTGATCGACTACCACGCTTAAAGAACGGCCGTTGGATAGCGGTTGGCCGTTTAGATATTAATACCTCGGGTTTATTGTTGTTCACCACCGATGGGGAATTAGCCAATCGTTTAATGCACCCTAGTTTTGAAGTTGAACGTGAATACGCGGTGCGTGTATTTGGTGATGTTGATGATGATATGATCCGCCGTTTACGTAGCGGTGTCGAACTGGAAGATGGCAAAGCCACCTTTACGACAGTAAGGCGTCAAGGTGGTGAAGGAATCAACCAATGGTATACCGTGACACTTAGTGAAGGCCGAAACCGCGAAGTAAGACGGATGTGGGAATCACAAGGTGTGCAAGTAAGCCGCCTTATTCGCGTCCGTTATGGTTTAATTCCGCTACCAAAAGGCTTACCAAGAAGTGGTTGGCAAGAGATGCCACTCGAACAGGTCAATTATTTGCGTAAGCTGGTGCAGCTAAGCAAGGAAGAAAATACGGTGATAAAGATTGATGATAGAGTGCGTAGCTCGCAACGCATCAGAAAATCAGTACGTAAACACCGTTCCAGAACACAGAGTCAAGCGGCTAAAAGAAGACGTTTGAAATAG
- a CDS encoding L-threonylcarbamoyladenylate synthase: protein MSQFFYVHPDNPQQRLMKQAAAHIQQGGVVIYPTDSGYAIGCHIGDKAALERICRIRQLDKNHHFTLMCRDLSEISEYARVGNQAYRLLRSCTPGAYTFIFKGTKEVPRRLLNPKRRTIGIRVPDNKIALAMLEALGEPLMSSSLILPGNDFTESDPEQIRDALEHQVDLIINGGYLGEQPTTVIDLSEDEAEILRHGAGDTSPFE from the coding sequence ATGAGTCAATTTTTCTACGTTCATCCAGACAACCCTCAGCAGCGTTTAATGAAACAAGCGGCAGCACATATTCAACAGGGTGGGGTGGTGATATATCCCACTGACTCAGGCTATGCCATTGGCTGCCATATTGGTGATAAAGCCGCATTAGAACGAATATGTCGAATTCGTCAACTTGATAAAAATCATCATTTTACGCTGATGTGCCGAGATTTATCCGAAATTTCGGAATATGCGCGAGTAGGTAACCAAGCTTACCGCCTGTTACGCAGCTGTACTCCGGGAGCTTACACCTTTATTTTTAAGGGCACTAAAGAAGTGCCACGTCGCTTACTGAATCCAAAGCGTCGCACTATTGGTATTCGTGTGCCCGATAACAAAATTGCCTTAGCGATGTTAGAAGCCTTGGGTGAGCCACTCATGTCATCAAGTTTAATTTTGCCGGGCAATGATTTTACCGAATCAGATCCGGAACAGATCAGAGATGCCTTGGAGCACCAAGTAGATTTGATTATCAACGGTGGTTATTTAGGTGAACAACCTACTACCGTTATCGATTTATCTGAAGATGAAGCTGAAATTTTACGCCATGGCGCGGGCGATACCAGCCCTTTCGAGTGA
- a CDS encoding peptidylprolyl isomerase, producing the protein MVTLHTNFGDIVVKLNAAEAPETAANFLAYAKDGFYSDTIFHRVIDGFMVQGGGFAAGMEEKETKAPIKNEANNGLSNKTGTLAMARTMDPHSASAQFFINVNDNTFLDFKAETSEGWGYCVFAEVVEGMDVVNKIKGVDTGNFGYVHSDVPLEEVVIKSVSVAE; encoded by the coding sequence ATGGTTACTTTACATACAAACTTTGGCGATATCGTCGTAAAACTAAATGCAGCTGAAGCTCCAGAAACCGCGGCAAACTTTTTGGCTTATGCTAAAGACGGTTTTTACAGCGATACTATTTTCCACCGTGTCATCGACGGCTTTATGGTTCAAGGCGGTGGCTTTGCTGCTGGTATGGAAGAAAAAGAAACTAAAGCGCCGATTAAAAATGAAGCTAACAACGGTTTATCAAATAAAACCGGTACGCTGGCGATGGCCCGCACCATGGACCCACACTCAGCGTCTGCTCAGTTTTTTATCAATGTAAATGATAATACTTTCCTCGATTTTAAAGCTGAAACCAGTGAAGGCTGGGGCTATTGTGTATTTGCTGAAGTTGTAGAAGGTATGGATGTTGTCAACAAAATTAAAGGTGTTGACACCGGTAATTTTGGCTACGTTCATTCTGATGTACCACTCGAAGAAGTGGTGATTAAGTCAGTTAGCGTAGCGGAATAA
- the rnm gene encoding RNase RNM encodes MRFDLHCHTTASDGGLSPKEIVMRAENMQVDVLAITDHDTTAGVAEAQANAKHLQIIAGTEISTAWHAFDIHVVGLNLDTSHQGLQDNLLQQRDKREIRALEMSRRLDKVGIVDVYTQAKQLAGSAPLTRSHFAKVLIERGVAANFNKVFDKYLSRGNTGYVPNNWMSIGEAVAVIQQAGGVAVLAHPTHYELSNKWVRKLIAEFAEAGGDGIEIAMPQISKDQLSWLADLAEQHQLSASQGSDFHHPSPWRELGRGLHLPEKCQPIWQRWQSQ; translated from the coding sequence ATGCGATTTGATTTGCATTGCCATACTACTGCTTCAGATGGGGGCCTCAGCCCCAAAGAAATAGTAATGCGAGCCGAAAACATGCAAGTCGACGTTTTGGCTATTACTGATCACGATACCACTGCCGGAGTGGCAGAAGCGCAAGCTAACGCTAAACATTTACAAATTATCGCTGGAACAGAAATATCAACCGCCTGGCATGCCTTTGATATCCATGTGGTAGGTTTAAACCTCGATACTTCCCATCAAGGCCTGCAAGATAATTTGTTGCAGCAAAGAGATAAGCGAGAAATTCGTGCTCTCGAGATGAGCCGTCGTCTAGATAAAGTTGGCATCGTAGATGTATACACGCAAGCTAAACAGCTTGCTGGAAGTGCTCCGCTAACTCGTTCTCATTTTGCTAAAGTACTGATAGAGCGCGGTGTAGCGGCTAACTTCAATAAAGTATTTGATAAATACCTGAGCCGTGGCAATACCGGCTATGTGCCTAATAACTGGATGAGCATTGGCGAAGCGGTAGCCGTTATTCAACAAGCGGGTGGCGTAGCAGTATTAGCGCATCCCACCCATTATGAGTTGTCTAATAAATGGGTCCGCAAACTGATCGCTGAGTTTGCCGAAGCAGGGGGGGATGGTATCGAAATAGCCATGCCTCAAATATCTAAAGACCAGTTATCTTGGTTGGCTGATTTAGCTGAGCAACATCAGTTAAGTGCTTCACAAGGCTCTGATTTTCATCATCCTTCCCCTTGGCGTGAGTTAGGTAGAGGGCTACACTTACCTGAAAAGTGCCAACCGATTTGGCAACGTTGGCAAAGCCAATAG
- a CDS encoding substrate-binding periplasmic protein, which yields MLIRYLLLLSLSLPFFSRADTVTFVTENLRPFNYVEDAHLTGISVELLRLVWQEMGQEPQAIKVQNWEKAYYLLQHRPNMALFLTMRSPRREEMFHWACPITTSDIELIALKSRAITLDTVDSTSNLLFGAMKASVGEQLLLYKGVEYEQIALTEDLEKALRMLKRERVDVIASEPEVITQTAIALGFDEELFESVYRLGELEGCFAFSQGTDPNYLKRFRAALTKVTQTDQYQQLLVKYRM from the coding sequence ATGTTGATCCGTTACCTATTACTTTTAAGTTTAAGCCTACCGTTTTTCAGCCGAGCGGATACGGTTACCTTTGTAACGGAAAACCTGCGTCCATTCAATTATGTTGAAGATGCGCATTTAACCGGTATTTCAGTCGAGTTGCTTAGATTGGTTTGGCAAGAGATGGGCCAAGAGCCCCAAGCCATTAAAGTACAGAATTGGGAAAAAGCTTACTACCTGCTTCAGCACCGACCCAATATGGCGCTTTTCTTAACAATGCGTAGTCCGAGGCGTGAGGAAATGTTTCATTGGGCCTGCCCTATCACCACTTCCGATATAGAATTAATAGCCTTAAAGTCTCGAGCGATAACATTAGATACTGTTGATTCAACTTCAAATCTACTATTTGGCGCAATGAAGGCGAGCGTTGGTGAGCAGCTTTTATTATATAAAGGCGTTGAATACGAACAAATTGCCCTAACCGAAGATTTAGAAAAAGCGCTGCGCATGCTTAAGCGTGAACGCGTAGATGTTATTGCTTCTGAGCCTGAGGTCATCACTCAAACGGCGATTGCGCTAGGTTTTGATGAAGAGCTTTTTGAATCCGTTTACCGTTTAGGTGAATTAGAGGGCTGTTTTGCCTTTAGCCAAGGTACTGACCCCAATTATTTGAAACGTTTCCGCGCGGCATTGACCAAGGTCACCCAAACCGATCAGTATCAACAACTTCTTGTTAAATACCGTATGTAA
- a CDS encoding segregation and condensation protein A, translating into MKQVKVSLTQQLTLASVNGEPWLDFPEDLFIPPDAMEVILEQFEGPLDLLLYLIRKQKLDIQYLPVLAITQQYMEYIEAMRLLKLELAAEYLVMAALLTEIKSRTLLPIQEHDEEEDDPRAMLIRRLQEYELYKDATDKVDQLPRQQRDTYPASIAVPENLPIKWVYPEVSMDDLVQAMRGIAQRVANFEHHEIKREKLSTRQRMSDILAKLQEHRFVDFSQLFTVSEGRSGLVVSFLAILELIKEGYIKCVQSQPLMAIQVILVNTEDC; encoded by the coding sequence GTGAAACAAGTCAAGGTGTCGTTAACTCAACAGCTAACCTTAGCCAGTGTTAATGGTGAACCGTGGCTAGACTTTCCCGAAGACTTATTTATTCCGCCCGATGCGATGGAAGTTATTCTTGAGCAGTTTGAAGGGCCTTTAGATTTATTGCTGTACTTAATTCGCAAGCAAAAACTCGACATTCAATACTTACCCGTATTGGCGATTACCCAGCAATACATGGAGTATATTGAAGCCATGCGCTTGCTAAAATTGGAATTGGCCGCAGAGTACTTAGTGATGGCAGCATTGCTGACCGAAATTAAATCTCGAACCCTGTTACCAATACAAGAACATGATGAGGAAGAGGACGACCCTCGCGCGATGTTAATTCGTCGCTTACAAGAATACGAATTATATAAAGATGCCACCGATAAGGTTGATCAACTGCCTCGCCAGCAACGCGATACTTACCCTGCTTCGATTGCGGTACCAGAAAACTTACCCATTAAATGGGTGTACCCAGAAGTCAGCATGGATGACCTCGTTCAAGCTATGCGTGGCATTGCTCAGCGAGTGGCAAATTTTGAGCATCACGAAATTAAACGGGAAAAGCTGTCTACTCGACAACGAATGAGTGATATTTTGGCCAAGTTACAAGAGCACCGTTTTGTGGATTTTTCTCAGCTATTTACTGTCTCTGAGGGGCGTAGCGGTTTAGTCGTGAGCTTTTTAGCCATACTAGAGCTTATTAAAGAGGGCTATATTAAGTGTGTGCAAAGCCAGCCGTTGATGGCAATTCAAGTTATTTTAGTTAACACGGAAGATTGCTAG
- a CDS encoding Yip1 family protein: MLFSHVWGLASHTKEEWQDIDKHHEGIGASLSHLLLMALIPAICGYFSTVHIGWKVGANSFSLTSESAIFMSVAMYAALVTSVLCLAYAAQWMAKTFNTDTSYQQTLELSAYVATPIFMVGFAALYPEPWFVMVAGLVGVTYAVYLLYTGVPIIMHIPEERGFIYASSLVTVGLVMLVTILIATVILWSSGAGPIFAN, from the coding sequence ATGTTATTTAGTCATGTTTGGGGACTAGCTTCACACACAAAAGAAGAATGGCAAGACATTGATAAGCACCACGAAGGGATTGGTGCGAGCTTATCACATTTACTACTAATGGCGCTGATTCCAGCCATTTGTGGGTATTTCTCAACCGTACATATCGGCTGGAAGGTGGGAGCGAATAGCTTCTCTTTGACTAGCGAAAGTGCCATATTCATGTCGGTGGCAATGTATGCGGCCTTAGTAACCAGTGTGCTTTGCCTTGCGTACGCCGCACAATGGATGGCAAAAACCTTTAACACCGATACCAGTTATCAGCAAACCTTAGAATTGTCAGCCTATGTGGCTACGCCTATCTTCATGGTAGGTTTCGCCGCTTTATATCCAGAACCTTGGTTTGTGATGGTGGCAGGTTTAGTTGGGGTAACCTATGCGGTTTATCTGCTTTACACCGGTGTACCCATTATCATGCATATACCTGAAGAGCGCGGGTTTATTTATGCTAGTAGCCTAGTTACCGTAGGCTTAGTCATGCTAGTGACTATTTTAATCGCCACTGTGATTCTTTGGTCGAGTGGCGCGGGTCCAATATTCGCTAACTAG